A genomic segment from Zerene cesonia ecotype Mississippi chromosome 5, Zerene_cesonia_1.1, whole genome shotgun sequence encodes:
- the LOC119840108 gene encoding enhancer of split mbeta protein-like gives MSTMSYDLAYPISDDGPQPVSRTYQYRKVMKPMLERKRRARINRCLDELKELMVSALQSEGENVAKLEKADILELTVRHLHKLRRQRRLSLNPTVDADCFRAGFTHAANEVSRCLASIPGVDVRLGTQLMTHLGHRLNDIQRAAAGSDTPPASPPSPALSTVSSSSGYVTPSPPASPMPVHTAVPLDCTTSSLKSAVWRPW, from the coding sequence ATGTCTACAATGTCTTACGATCTCGCGTATCCGATCTCGGATGACGGCCCGCAACCCGTCTCGCGCACTTACCAATATCGCAAAGTGATGAAACCGATGCTCGAGCGCAAAAGGCGCGCTCGCATCAACCGTTGCCTCGACGAGCTGAAGGAGCTGATGGTCAGCGCTCTCCAATCGGAGGGTGAAAATGTGGCCAAGTTGGAGAAAGCTGATATATTGGAATTGACTGTTCGTCATCTGCACAAGCTGCGCCGCCAGCGCAGGCTCTCCCTGAACCCAACAGTGGATGCCGATTGCTTCAGAGCTGGATTTACTCACGCCGCAAATGAAGTTTCTCGTTGCTTGGCTTCCATCCCTGGAGTGGATGTGAGGCTAGGAACTCAACTGATGACGCACCTTGGACACAGACTGAATGACATCCAGCGCGCTGCCGCCGGCAGTGACACGCCCCCAGCCAGCCCGCCCAGCCCCGCTCTTTCCACCGTGTCTTCATCGTCGGGCTATGTGACTCCATCTCCTCCAGCCTCGCCCATGCCCGTGCACACTGCCGTGCCGCTGGACTGCACCACCAGCAGCCTCAAGAGCGCGGTCTGGAGGCCGTGGTAA